A window from Citrus sinensis cultivar Valencia sweet orange chromosome 5, DVS_A1.0, whole genome shotgun sequence encodes these proteins:
- the LOC102612128 gene encoding uncharacterized protein LOC102612128, whose amino-acid sequence MTVLKRYVLRLFISLKYITANVVDRNNGRIVATASTVEHSIKNSLECGRSCNAKAASVVGEVLAMRLKVEGLEQGQGRGIHVDVNKEVEKKGFKNRTKIWAIVNALKNNGVKLILQDNDDNTSGPSF is encoded by the coding sequence ATGACGGTTTTGAAGAGGTATGTGCTGCGATTGTTCATATCATTAAAGTACATTACAGCGAACGTAGTGGACAGAAATAATGGGCGGATAGTTGCAACAGCATCTACAGTTGAACATTCAATCAAAAACTCTCTTGAATGTGGTCGGTCTTGCAATGCCAAGGCAGCATCAGTTGTTGGAGAGGTGTTAGCTATGCGGCTCAAAGTGGAGGGCCTTGAACAGGGCCAAGGAAGAGGGATACATGTTGATGTGAACAAAGAAGTTGAGAAGAAAGGTTTTAAGAACCGCACAAAAATATGGGCGATTGTCAATGCCCTAAAGAACAATGGAGTCAAGCTCATTCTTCAGGATAATGATGATAATACTTCTGGGCCAAGTTTCTGA
- the LOC102612429 gene encoding UDP-glucose:glycoprotein glucosyltransferase isoform X2: MEYRFRSGFCVLIILVCVSLCGFASVCAQIQKPKNVQVAVRAKWSGTPLLLEAGELLASERKDLFWEFIEKWLHSEENDADSRTAKDCLKRIVRHGSSLLSESLTSLFEFSLTLRSASPRLVLYRQLAEESLSSFPPFDDSNLKNEVGGASEANEKLETKKSDSLLVGVNPKSPGGKCCWVDTGGALFLEVSELLMWLRSPSELTGESFQQPELFDFDHIHAESSISSRTAILYGALGSDCFKEFHINLVQAAKEGKVMYVVRPVLPSGCEANVGNCGAVGAKDSLNLGGYGVELALKNMEYKAIDDSMIKEGVTLEDPRTEDLSQEVRGFVFSKLLERKPDLTSEIMSFRDYLLSSTTSETLEVWELKDLGHQTAQRIVHASDPLQSMQEISQNFPSVVSSLSRMKLNDSIKDEIVANQRYMPPGKSLMALNGALINIEDIDLYLLIDLVHQELSLADQFSKLKIPRTITQKLLSTVPPAESSMFRVDFRSTHVQYLNNLEEDAMYKRWRSNINEILMPVFPGQLRYIRKNLFHAVYVLDPATVCVVQVIDMIMSLYENHFPLRFGVILYSSKFIKSIEINGGELHSPVAEDDSPVNEDISSLIIRLFLFIKESHGTQTAFQFLSNVNRLRMESADSADDDALEIHHVEGAFVETILPKAKTPPQDMLLKLEKEKTFMDQSQESSMFVFKLGLTKLKCCLLMNGLVSESSEEALLNAMNDELQRIQEQVYYGNINSYTDVLEKVLSESGINRYNPQIITDAKVKPKFISLASSFLGRETELKDINYLHSPETVDDVKPVTHLLAVDVTSKKGMKLLHEGIRFLIGGSKGARLGVLFSASREADLPSIIFVKAFEITASTYSHKKKVLEFLDQLCSFYERTYLLASSATADSTQAFIDKVCEFAEANGLSSKVYRASLPEYSKGKVRKQLNKVVQFLHRQLGVESGANAVITNGRVTFPIDESTFLSHDLSLLESVEFKHRIKHIWEIIEEVNWQETYPDIDPDMLTSKFVSDIILFVTSSMAMRDRSSESARFEILSAEYSAVVFNSENSTIHIDAVIDPLSPTGQKLSSLLRVLQRYAQPSMRIVLNPMSSLVDIPLKNYYRYVVPTMDDFSNTDYSISGPKAFFANMPLSKTLTMNLDVPEPWLVEPVIAVHDLDNILLEKLGDTRTLQAVFELEALVLTGHCSEKDHEPPRGLQLILGTKSTPHLVDTLVMANLGYWQMKVSPGVWYLQLAPGRSSELYVLKEDGNANEDRSLSKRITINDLRGKVVHMEVVKKKGKENEKLLVSSDEDSHSQAEGHWNSNFLKWASGFIGGSEQSKKEKAAVDHGKVERHGKTINIFSIASGHLYERFLKIMILSVLKNTCRPVKFWFIKNYLSPQFKDVIPHMAQEYGFEYELITYKWPTWLHKQKEKQRIIWAYKILFLDVIFPLSLEKVIFVDADQVVRADMGELYDMDIKGRPLAYTPFCDNNKDMDGYRFWRQGFWKDHLRGRPYHISALYVVDLKRFRETAAGDNLRVFYETLSKDPNSLANLDQDLPNYAQHTVPIFSLPQEWLWCESWCGNATKSKAKTIDLCNNPMTKEPKLQGARRIVSEWPDLDSEARQFTAKILGEEVVTLETPAPVGPMQTSGSDASSKGDLESKAEL, encoded by the exons ATGGAGTATCGTTTTAGATCTGGGTTTTGCGTTTTGATCATTCTTGTCTGCGTAAGCCTTTGTGGGTTTGCTTCAGTTTGTGCGCAAATTCAAAAACCGAAGAATGTTCAGGTCGCTGTTCGGGCCAAATGGTCCGGCACTCCATTGCTTTTAGAAGCTGG TGAATTGCTGGCTAGCGAAAGGAAAGATCTTTTTTGGGAGTTCATTGAAAAATGGCTTCATTCTGAGGAGAATGATGCTGATTCCCGCACAGCCAAAGATTGCTTAAAAAGAATTGTGAGACATGGTAGCTCTCTTTTAAGTGAATCGTTGACATCACTATTTGAATTCTCTCTGACGCTAAGATCAGCATCCCCAAGATTGGTGCTTTACCGCCAGTTAGCAGAGGAGTCTCTTTCTTCATTTCCACCTTTTGATGATagtaatttgaaaaatgaggTGGGAGGAGCTTCAGaagcaaatgaaaaattggaAACTAAAAAATCAGATTCGCTGCTTGTTGGTGTAAATCCAAAGAGCCCTGGTGGAAAATGCTGTTGGGTGGATACTGGTGGGGCACTGTTCCTTGAGGTTTCAGAACTGTTAATGTGGCTTCGCAGCCCCTCTGAACT GACTGGGGAGTCATTTCAGCAGCctgaattatttgattttgatcacATTCATGCCGAGTCAAGTATTTCAAGTCGTACTGCTATTCTTTATGGAGCTCTTGGATCTGATTGCTTTAAGGAGTTTCACATCAACTTAGTTCAAGCTGCCAAAGAG GGGAAAGTTATGTATGTTGTTAGACCAGTATTACCTTCTGGCTGTGAAGCAAATGTTGGCAATTGTGGTGCTGTTGGTGCGAAAGATTCCTTAAACCTGGGTGGATATGGCGTCGAGCTCGCTTTGAAGAATATGGAATATAAGGCTATAGACGACAGTATGATAAAAGAAG GTGTTACTCTTGAAGATCCTCGGACTGAAGATCTTAGCCAAGAAGTTAGAGGCTTCGTATTTTCTAAACTTCTG GAACGCAAACCTGATCTTACATCTGAGATAATGTCTTTCAGGGATTACTTGTTGTCTTCGACAACATCAGAAACGCTCGAAGTTTGGGAATTAAAGG ATTTAGGGCATCAAACTGCTCAGAGAATAGTTCATGCATCTGACCCTTTGCAGTCAATGCAAGAAATTAGCCAAAATTTTCCAAGTGTGGTTTCTTCTTTGTCTCGTATGAAg CTCAATGATTCAATCAAGGATGAAATAGTTGCAAACCAGCGATATATGCCTCCTGGGAAGTCCTTAATGGCTCTCAATGGTGCTTTAATCAATATCGAAGACATTGACCTTTACCT GTTGATTGACTTGGTTCATCAAGAGTTATCCTTGGCCGATCAATTTTCAAAGTTGAAG ATTCCACGTACCATTACACAGAAACTCCTATCAACTGTACCTCCGGCTGAGTCCAGTATGTTCCGTGTTGATTTTCGTTCAACTCATGTTCAATATCTCAATAACTTGGAAGAAGATGCAATGTATAAGCGCTGGCGAAGCAATATAAATGAG ATTTTGATGCCTGTCTTCCCTGGACAACTACGTTATATCCGGAAGAACCTGTTTCATGCAGTTTATGTTCTTGATCCAGCTACAGTCTGTG TTGTGCAGGTTATCGACATGATAATGTCATTGTATGAAAACCACTTCCCCTTAAGATTTGGGGTAATACTCTATTCTTCTAAGTTCATCAAGAGTATTGAAATAAATGGTGGTGAGCTCCATTCCCCTGTTGCAGAGGACGACAGTCCAGTCAATGAAGATATATCCAGTTtg ATTATAcgccttttcctttttattaagGAAAGCCATGGGACTCAAACAGCTTTCCAGTTTTTGAGCAAT GTAAATAGGTTACGAATGGAGTCGGCAGATTCTGCTGATGATGATGCTCTTGAAATACATCATGTTGAGGGAGCTTTTGTAGAAACCATCTT GCCAAAGGCTAAAACTCCACCCCAAGATATGTTACTAAAgctggaaaaggaaaaaactttCATGGACCAATCTCAAGAGAGTTCCATGTTTGTTTTCAAGCTGGGGCTGACCAAACTGAAGTGTTGCCTCTTGATGAATGGTCTTGTATCTGAATCTTCTGAG GAGGCCCTTCTTAATGCCATGAATGATGAGCTTCAAAGAATACAGGAACAAGTTTATTATGGgaatataaattcttatacTGATGTTTTGGAGAAAGTCCTATCAGAAAGTGGTATCAATCGCTATAATCCACAG ATAATCACTGACGCCAAGGTTAAACCTAAGTTTATTTCTCTGGCTTCATCATTTCTTGGAAGGGAGACCGAGTTAAAAGATATTAACTACTTGCATTCTCCAGAGA CTGTGGACGATGTGAAGCCCGTGACACATCTTCTGGCTGTTGATGTCACATCAAAGAAGGGGATGAAGTTGCTTCATGAAGGAATCCGTTTTCTG ATTGGAGGGTCCAAAGGTGCACGTCTAGGTGTGCTATTTAGCGCCAGTCGGGAAGCTGATTTACCAAGTATCATTTTTGTTAAGGCTTTTGAGATAACTGCATCCACATATAG TCATAAGAAGAAGGTGCTAGAATTTTTGGATCAATTATGCTCATTTTATGAGCGTACGTATCTTCTGGCATCTTCAGCAACTGCTGACAGTACTCAAGCATTTATTGATAAAGTCTGTGAGTTTGCTGAGGCAAATGGCTTATCTTCCAAGGTTTACAGAGCCTCTCTTCCTGAATATTCGAAAGGGAAAGTGAGAAAACAGTTGAATAAG GTGGTACAGTTTTTGCATAGGCAGCTTGGGGTTGAATCTGGTGCAAATGCAGTCATTACAAATGGGAGG GTGACATTTCCTATTGATGAAAGCACATTTCTGAGTCATGATCTGAGTCTTTTGGAGTCAGTGGAATTCAAGCACAGAATAAAACACATTTGGGAAATTATTGAGGAAGTAAACTGGCAGGAGACCTATCCGGATATAGATCCTGACATGCTAACAAG CAAATTTGTTAGTGATATTATCCTGTTTGTGACATCTTCAATGGCAATGCGGGATCGAAGTTCTGAAAGCGCACGTTTCGAGATTTTGAGTGCAGAATATAG TGCCGTTGTTTTCAATAGTGAAAATTCTACAATTCACATTGATGCTGTGATTGATCCTCTAAGTCCAACTGGCCAAAAGCTTTCTTCACTTCTTCGAGTTCTGCAGAGATATGCTCAGCCAAGCATGCGGATTGTTCTGAATCCAATG AGTTCCCTTGTTGACATTCCTCTGAAGAATTACTACAGATATGTTGTTCCGACCATG GATGATTTCAGCAATACCGATTACTCGATAAGTGGCCCTAAAGCTTTTTTTGCTAACATGCCATTGTCGAAAACCCTCACCATGAATCTTGATGTACCTGAGCCTTGGCTTGTTGAGCCTGTTATTGCGGT TCATGATCTGGATAATATTTTGCTTGAGAAGTTGGGTGACACAAGGACATTGCAAGCAGTTTTTGAGCTTGAAGCCCTCGTCCTTACTG GTCACTGTTCAGAGAAAGATCATGAGCCTCCTCGGGGACTTCAGCTGATTCTTGGAACTAAGAGTACACCTCACTTGGTTGATACTCTTGTCATGGCCAATTTGGGTTATTGGCAGATGAAAGTCTCTCCTGGTGTTTGGTACCTGCAACTTGCTCCTGGAAGAAGTTCTGAGCTTTATGTCCTGAAGGAAGATGGTAATGCAAACGAAGACAGATCTTTGTCAAAACGTATTACCATAAATGACTTGCGGGGTAAAGTGGTTCATATGGAAGTAGTGAAGAAAAAGGGCAAGGAGAATGAAAAATTGTTGGTTTCTTCTGATGAGGATAGCCATTCACAAGCAGAA GGACACTGGAACTCTAACTTCTTAAAATGGGCTTCTGGCTTTATTGGTGGTAGTGAGCAatctaaaaaggaaaaagctgCAGTT GACCATGGGAAGGTTGAACGACATGggaaaacaattaatatattttctattgcTTCTGGACACCT ATATGAGCGATTCCTCAAAATCATGATTCTAAGTGTCTTGAAGAACACCTGTCGCCCGGTGAAATTCTGGTTTATAAAGAACTATCTTTCCCCTCAGTTCAAG GATGTGATTCCACATATGGCACAAGAGTATGGTTTCGAGTATGAACTTATCACCTATAAATGGCCTACGTGGTTGCAtaagcaaaaagaaaagcagcgAATAATATGGGCTTATAAGATTTTGTTCCTTGATGTCATCTTTCCCCTCTCATTGGAAAAG GTTATATTTGTTGATGCGGATCAGGTTGTCAGGGCAGACATGGGAGAACTTTATGACATGGATATAAAAGGAAGACCTCTTGCATATACTCCCTTTTGTGACAACAACAAGGACATGGATGGGTATCGATTTTGGAGACAG GGTTTCTGGAAAGATCATTTACGTGGTAGACCATACCATATAAG CGCTTTATATGTTGTTGACTTGAAAAGATTCCGTGAGACTGCAGCAGGAGATAATTTAAGAGTTTTTTATGAAACTCTTAGCAAGGATCCAAATAGTCTTGCCAATCTCGATCAG GATCTTCCAAACTATGCCCAGCATACAGTGCCCATTTTTTCACTTCCACAGGAATGGCTATGGTGTGAGTCATGGTGTGGTAATGCCACAAAATCTAAAGCAAAAACTATTGATCTTTGCAACAATCCAATGACTAAGGAACCCAAACTTCag GGTGCCAGAAGAATAGTTTCTGAATGGCCGGATCTCGACTCAGAGGCTAGGCAATTTACTGCAAAAATCTTAGGTGAAGAGGTGGTTACCCTAGAGACACCAGCACCTGTTGGTCCTATGCAAACTTCAGGAAGCGATGCTTCATCCAAAGGAGACCTGGAATCTAAGGCAGAGCTGTGA
- the LOC102612429 gene encoding UDP-glucose:glycoprotein glucosyltransferase isoform X1 yields the protein MEYRFRSGFCVLIILVCVSLCGFASVCAQIQKPKNVQVAVRAKWSGTPLLLEAGELLASERKDLFWEFIEKWLHSEENDADSRTAKDCLKRIVRHGSSLLSESLTSLFEFSLTLRSASPRLVLYRQLAEESLSSFPPFDDSNLKNEVGGASEANEKLETKKSDSLLVGVNPKSPGGKCCWVDTGGALFLEVSELLMWLRSPSELTGESFQQPELFDFDHIHAESSISSRTAILYGALGSDCFKEFHINLVQAAKEGKVMYVVRPVLPSGCEANVGNCGAVGAKDSLNLGGYGVELALKNMEYKAIDDSMIKEGVTLEDPRTEDLSQEVRGFVFSKLLERKPDLTSEIMSFRDYLLSSTTSETLEVWELKDLGHQTAQRIVHASDPLQSMQEISQNFPSVVSSLSRMKLNDSIKDEIVANQRYMPPGKSLMALNGALINIEDIDLYLLIDLVHQELSLADQFSKLKIPRTITQKLLSTVPPAESSMFRVDFRSTHVQYLNNLEEDAMYKRWRSNINEILMPVFPGQLRYIRKNLFHAVYVLDPATVCGLEVIDMIMSLYENHFPLRFGVILYSSKFIKSIEINGGELHSPVAEDDSPVNEDISSLIIRLFLFIKESHGTQTAFQFLSNVNRLRMESADSADDDALEIHHVEGAFVETILPKAKTPPQDMLLKLEKEKTFMDQSQESSMFVFKLGLTKLKCCLLMNGLVSESSEEALLNAMNDELQRIQEQVYYGNINSYTDVLEKVLSESGINRYNPQIITDAKVKPKFISLASSFLGRETELKDINYLHSPETVDDVKPVTHLLAVDVTSKKGMKLLHEGIRFLIGGSKGARLGVLFSASREADLPSIIFVKAFEITASTYSHKKKVLEFLDQLCSFYERTYLLASSATADSTQAFIDKVCEFAEANGLSSKVYRASLPEYSKGKVRKQLNKVVQFLHRQLGVESGANAVITNGRVTFPIDESTFLSHDLSLLESVEFKHRIKHIWEIIEEVNWQETYPDIDPDMLTSKFVSDIILFVTSSMAMRDRSSESARFEILSAEYSAVVFNSENSTIHIDAVIDPLSPTGQKLSSLLRVLQRYAQPSMRIVLNPMSSLVDIPLKNYYRYVVPTMDDFSNTDYSISGPKAFFANMPLSKTLTMNLDVPEPWLVEPVIAVHDLDNILLEKLGDTRTLQAVFELEALVLTGHCSEKDHEPPRGLQLILGTKSTPHLVDTLVMANLGYWQMKVSPGVWYLQLAPGRSSELYVLKEDGNANEDRSLSKRITINDLRGKVVHMEVVKKKGKENEKLLVSSDEDSHSQAEGHWNSNFLKWASGFIGGSEQSKKEKAAVDHGKVERHGKTINIFSIASGHLYERFLKIMILSVLKNTCRPVKFWFIKNYLSPQFKDVIPHMAQEYGFEYELITYKWPTWLHKQKEKQRIIWAYKILFLDVIFPLSLEKVIFVDADQVVRADMGELYDMDIKGRPLAYTPFCDNNKDMDGYRFWRQGFWKDHLRGRPYHISALYVVDLKRFRETAAGDNLRVFYETLSKDPNSLANLDQDLPNYAQHTVPIFSLPQEWLWCESWCGNATKSKAKTIDLCNNPMTKEPKLQGARRIVSEWPDLDSEARQFTAKILGEEVVTLETPAPVGPMQTSGSDASSKGDLESKAEL from the exons ATGGAGTATCGTTTTAGATCTGGGTTTTGCGTTTTGATCATTCTTGTCTGCGTAAGCCTTTGTGGGTTTGCTTCAGTTTGTGCGCAAATTCAAAAACCGAAGAATGTTCAGGTCGCTGTTCGGGCCAAATGGTCCGGCACTCCATTGCTTTTAGAAGCTGG TGAATTGCTGGCTAGCGAAAGGAAAGATCTTTTTTGGGAGTTCATTGAAAAATGGCTTCATTCTGAGGAGAATGATGCTGATTCCCGCACAGCCAAAGATTGCTTAAAAAGAATTGTGAGACATGGTAGCTCTCTTTTAAGTGAATCGTTGACATCACTATTTGAATTCTCTCTGACGCTAAGATCAGCATCCCCAAGATTGGTGCTTTACCGCCAGTTAGCAGAGGAGTCTCTTTCTTCATTTCCACCTTTTGATGATagtaatttgaaaaatgaggTGGGAGGAGCTTCAGaagcaaatgaaaaattggaAACTAAAAAATCAGATTCGCTGCTTGTTGGTGTAAATCCAAAGAGCCCTGGTGGAAAATGCTGTTGGGTGGATACTGGTGGGGCACTGTTCCTTGAGGTTTCAGAACTGTTAATGTGGCTTCGCAGCCCCTCTGAACT GACTGGGGAGTCATTTCAGCAGCctgaattatttgattttgatcacATTCATGCCGAGTCAAGTATTTCAAGTCGTACTGCTATTCTTTATGGAGCTCTTGGATCTGATTGCTTTAAGGAGTTTCACATCAACTTAGTTCAAGCTGCCAAAGAG GGGAAAGTTATGTATGTTGTTAGACCAGTATTACCTTCTGGCTGTGAAGCAAATGTTGGCAATTGTGGTGCTGTTGGTGCGAAAGATTCCTTAAACCTGGGTGGATATGGCGTCGAGCTCGCTTTGAAGAATATGGAATATAAGGCTATAGACGACAGTATGATAAAAGAAG GTGTTACTCTTGAAGATCCTCGGACTGAAGATCTTAGCCAAGAAGTTAGAGGCTTCGTATTTTCTAAACTTCTG GAACGCAAACCTGATCTTACATCTGAGATAATGTCTTTCAGGGATTACTTGTTGTCTTCGACAACATCAGAAACGCTCGAAGTTTGGGAATTAAAGG ATTTAGGGCATCAAACTGCTCAGAGAATAGTTCATGCATCTGACCCTTTGCAGTCAATGCAAGAAATTAGCCAAAATTTTCCAAGTGTGGTTTCTTCTTTGTCTCGTATGAAg CTCAATGATTCAATCAAGGATGAAATAGTTGCAAACCAGCGATATATGCCTCCTGGGAAGTCCTTAATGGCTCTCAATGGTGCTTTAATCAATATCGAAGACATTGACCTTTACCT GTTGATTGACTTGGTTCATCAAGAGTTATCCTTGGCCGATCAATTTTCAAAGTTGAAG ATTCCACGTACCATTACACAGAAACTCCTATCAACTGTACCTCCGGCTGAGTCCAGTATGTTCCGTGTTGATTTTCGTTCAACTCATGTTCAATATCTCAATAACTTGGAAGAAGATGCAATGTATAAGCGCTGGCGAAGCAATATAAATGAG ATTTTGATGCCTGTCTTCCCTGGACAACTACGTTATATCCGGAAGAACCTGTTTCATGCAGTTTATGTTCTTGATCCAGCTACAGTCTGTGGTCTTGAG GTTATCGACATGATAATGTCATTGTATGAAAACCACTTCCCCTTAAGATTTGGGGTAATACTCTATTCTTCTAAGTTCATCAAGAGTATTGAAATAAATGGTGGTGAGCTCCATTCCCCTGTTGCAGAGGACGACAGTCCAGTCAATGAAGATATATCCAGTTtg ATTATAcgccttttcctttttattaagGAAAGCCATGGGACTCAAACAGCTTTCCAGTTTTTGAGCAAT GTAAATAGGTTACGAATGGAGTCGGCAGATTCTGCTGATGATGATGCTCTTGAAATACATCATGTTGAGGGAGCTTTTGTAGAAACCATCTT GCCAAAGGCTAAAACTCCACCCCAAGATATGTTACTAAAgctggaaaaggaaaaaactttCATGGACCAATCTCAAGAGAGTTCCATGTTTGTTTTCAAGCTGGGGCTGACCAAACTGAAGTGTTGCCTCTTGATGAATGGTCTTGTATCTGAATCTTCTGAG GAGGCCCTTCTTAATGCCATGAATGATGAGCTTCAAAGAATACAGGAACAAGTTTATTATGGgaatataaattcttatacTGATGTTTTGGAGAAAGTCCTATCAGAAAGTGGTATCAATCGCTATAATCCACAG ATAATCACTGACGCCAAGGTTAAACCTAAGTTTATTTCTCTGGCTTCATCATTTCTTGGAAGGGAGACCGAGTTAAAAGATATTAACTACTTGCATTCTCCAGAGA CTGTGGACGATGTGAAGCCCGTGACACATCTTCTGGCTGTTGATGTCACATCAAAGAAGGGGATGAAGTTGCTTCATGAAGGAATCCGTTTTCTG ATTGGAGGGTCCAAAGGTGCACGTCTAGGTGTGCTATTTAGCGCCAGTCGGGAAGCTGATTTACCAAGTATCATTTTTGTTAAGGCTTTTGAGATAACTGCATCCACATATAG TCATAAGAAGAAGGTGCTAGAATTTTTGGATCAATTATGCTCATTTTATGAGCGTACGTATCTTCTGGCATCTTCAGCAACTGCTGACAGTACTCAAGCATTTATTGATAAAGTCTGTGAGTTTGCTGAGGCAAATGGCTTATCTTCCAAGGTTTACAGAGCCTCTCTTCCTGAATATTCGAAAGGGAAAGTGAGAAAACAGTTGAATAAG GTGGTACAGTTTTTGCATAGGCAGCTTGGGGTTGAATCTGGTGCAAATGCAGTCATTACAAATGGGAGG GTGACATTTCCTATTGATGAAAGCACATTTCTGAGTCATGATCTGAGTCTTTTGGAGTCAGTGGAATTCAAGCACAGAATAAAACACATTTGGGAAATTATTGAGGAAGTAAACTGGCAGGAGACCTATCCGGATATAGATCCTGACATGCTAACAAG CAAATTTGTTAGTGATATTATCCTGTTTGTGACATCTTCAATGGCAATGCGGGATCGAAGTTCTGAAAGCGCACGTTTCGAGATTTTGAGTGCAGAATATAG TGCCGTTGTTTTCAATAGTGAAAATTCTACAATTCACATTGATGCTGTGATTGATCCTCTAAGTCCAACTGGCCAAAAGCTTTCTTCACTTCTTCGAGTTCTGCAGAGATATGCTCAGCCAAGCATGCGGATTGTTCTGAATCCAATG AGTTCCCTTGTTGACATTCCTCTGAAGAATTACTACAGATATGTTGTTCCGACCATG GATGATTTCAGCAATACCGATTACTCGATAAGTGGCCCTAAAGCTTTTTTTGCTAACATGCCATTGTCGAAAACCCTCACCATGAATCTTGATGTACCTGAGCCTTGGCTTGTTGAGCCTGTTATTGCGGT TCATGATCTGGATAATATTTTGCTTGAGAAGTTGGGTGACACAAGGACATTGCAAGCAGTTTTTGAGCTTGAAGCCCTCGTCCTTACTG GTCACTGTTCAGAGAAAGATCATGAGCCTCCTCGGGGACTTCAGCTGATTCTTGGAACTAAGAGTACACCTCACTTGGTTGATACTCTTGTCATGGCCAATTTGGGTTATTGGCAGATGAAAGTCTCTCCTGGTGTTTGGTACCTGCAACTTGCTCCTGGAAGAAGTTCTGAGCTTTATGTCCTGAAGGAAGATGGTAATGCAAACGAAGACAGATCTTTGTCAAAACGTATTACCATAAATGACTTGCGGGGTAAAGTGGTTCATATGGAAGTAGTGAAGAAAAAGGGCAAGGAGAATGAAAAATTGTTGGTTTCTTCTGATGAGGATAGCCATTCACAAGCAGAA GGACACTGGAACTCTAACTTCTTAAAATGGGCTTCTGGCTTTATTGGTGGTAGTGAGCAatctaaaaaggaaaaagctgCAGTT GACCATGGGAAGGTTGAACGACATGggaaaacaattaatatattttctattgcTTCTGGACACCT ATATGAGCGATTCCTCAAAATCATGATTCTAAGTGTCTTGAAGAACACCTGTCGCCCGGTGAAATTCTGGTTTATAAAGAACTATCTTTCCCCTCAGTTCAAG GATGTGATTCCACATATGGCACAAGAGTATGGTTTCGAGTATGAACTTATCACCTATAAATGGCCTACGTGGTTGCAtaagcaaaaagaaaagcagcgAATAATATGGGCTTATAAGATTTTGTTCCTTGATGTCATCTTTCCCCTCTCATTGGAAAAG GTTATATTTGTTGATGCGGATCAGGTTGTCAGGGCAGACATGGGAGAACTTTATGACATGGATATAAAAGGAAGACCTCTTGCATATACTCCCTTTTGTGACAACAACAAGGACATGGATGGGTATCGATTTTGGAGACAG GGTTTCTGGAAAGATCATTTACGTGGTAGACCATACCATATAAG CGCTTTATATGTTGTTGACTTGAAAAGATTCCGTGAGACTGCAGCAGGAGATAATTTAAGAGTTTTTTATGAAACTCTTAGCAAGGATCCAAATAGTCTTGCCAATCTCGATCAG GATCTTCCAAACTATGCCCAGCATACAGTGCCCATTTTTTCACTTCCACAGGAATGGCTATGGTGTGAGTCATGGTGTGGTAATGCCACAAAATCTAAAGCAAAAACTATTGATCTTTGCAACAATCCAATGACTAAGGAACCCAAACTTCag GGTGCCAGAAGAATAGTTTCTGAATGGCCGGATCTCGACTCAGAGGCTAGGCAATTTACTGCAAAAATCTTAGGTGAAGAGGTGGTTACCCTAGAGACACCAGCACCTGTTGGTCCTATGCAAACTTCAGGAAGCGATGCTTCATCCAAAGGAGACCTGGAATCTAAGGCAGAGCTGTGA